The following coding sequences are from one Musa acuminata AAA Group cultivar baxijiao chromosome BXJ1-6, Cavendish_Baxijiao_AAA, whole genome shotgun sequence window:
- the LOC135676850 gene encoding uncharacterized protein LOC135676850, which yields MRGCYGDPDDMHGLPGGIDEGILEVMRWNLRYLWIWKVNLYHKGLVRTIQTRHLVTAQYHKRRQTQRSMLNWRSQMLLVMMYLNQILLDCKFEISCCTASPLDTYRVQLVS from the exons ATGAGGGGGTGCTACGGCGATCCAGATGACATGCATGGACTACCTGGAGGAATTGATGAAGGAATTCTTGAG GTAATGCGCTGGAACCTAAGGTATTTGTGGATTTGGAAGGTCAATCTTTACCACAAAG GACTTGTAAGGACAATACAGACAAGGCATTTGGTGACTGCTCAATACCACAAGAGAAGACAAACTCAGAGATCAATGCTGAATTGGAGATCTCAGATGCTTCTTGTGATGATGTACCTAAACCAAATTCTGCTGGACTGCAAATTCGAAATTAGCTG CTGCACAGCCAGCCCCTTGGACACATATCGAGTCCAACTTGTATCTTAA